From the genome of Venturia canescens isolate UGA chromosome 11, ASM1945775v1, whole genome shotgun sequence:
GAGGGTCGAACACATTGAGCACAGGATAGAAAGTCAGATGGAAACCCTCGATCTGCTACAAGACACACGACAAACTCTCCTTAGAGAAGGATCTACTATCACTTCATACCGCCTTGATACACGATCAGCTGCATTGAAGCAGCTGTGGGATAAATTTTCTACTACTCATGAGGCTATCGGCATCGCGATCACCCAACTTCGTacagaagagaaagaaaaacttcATCGACACATATATTTCAAAGATAAACTCTATAAATCAGCATATGAGATTCATTTGGAAGCTGCAGAAATCATAAATGAATTATCTGATGGAGATAAGAATCTGCACCGTTCTTCGTCGACAGCGTCATTGACGCAAAGTCTTTCTCAACAACCAATATGGCAACGGGGTCCTCGCCTTCCACGCATCGATCTTCCAAAATTCAATGGAACTCCTTCGGAATGGCTTCCATTCAAGGACCTTTTCAATTCACTGGTCATATCAAATCAAACTCTATCGTCTGTAGAAAAATtgcaatatttgaaaactagTCTGACAGGTTCTGCAGAGgctcttttaaaaaatacaacgCTTACCACAGACAATTTCCAGAAAGCATGGGAAGCTTTGGAAGTattttacgaaaacaaaagaCTTTTGGTTAATTCAGCCTTTCATTCTCTTCTCACGCTCAAAAGAATGACAAAAGAATCGGGGAGTGAAATGGAGTATCTTTACACCAATATTATGCAAATCTTCCGAACGTTAGAAACCCTTGGCCGCCCTGTAAATTACTGGGATGACTTTTTAGTATTCATCGCCACTCAGCGCCTCGATGCCGAATCTGTAAAAGCTTGGGAACATCATCTAGGACCTTCCAGGGACCCTCCCACTTGGAAAAACTTTAGCGATTTCCTTATGAAAAGAATGCTTTCTTTaaaagcatttgaaaaatcacgccAAGGAAAACCTCAATTGGCACAACATCATCAGATCGTGAAAACGTACTACGCCAGTGAAAATCAAGAACAacataataagaaaaaaacctGTCCATTTTGTTCAGAAGATCATTACGCTGCAACTTGTATTCAATTTTGCAACAAAACCACCGAGCAAAAAACTTCTCTTATCATTAAGCACAAATTATGCTTTAATTGCCTCGGGTTTCACCAAATTTCAGCATGCCGTTCGCTCAAGAGATGTGCTAAGTGCGGACGAAAACACCACACTTCTATTCATAcagaaaaattctcaaaatctAACAACGAGAATTATTCTTCTGCATCTACACACATTCAAGGAAATCATGCCTCGCTCACTCAACAACCATCAACATCTTGTACTCTTCTTGCAACCGCTCAAGTTTATGTATCAACAgaaacggaggaaaaaattcaagcaagGGTGTTAATCGATCCAGGTTCTCAAATATCGTTTATTTCAGAAAACTTTGTGCAGTGCCACCATATTTCCCGATCCAAATCGTCACTAGTTATTCACGGTATCGGTGCAGTAAAGGCTGGAAAAACGAAAGGGAAAACATCTATAGTACTCTCACCTTATTTCGCTAGTAAAGAACAATGCAAACTTACCGCTCACATTCTCCCTAAATTGATTTCCACACTACCAACGATAAAGCTCGATAATCTTCAAAATTTGCCACACCTACACGGACTCACCTTGGCTGATCCTCATTATTATCTTCCTGGGAGCATCGACATCCTTATCGGTTCTGACTATTATGGGCAAATCATCGAAGAAggcttgaaaaaagaaaataacaatttaCCAATAGCACAAAAAACCATTTTCGGTTGGGTTCTCTCAGGTCCTCCAACTATTACTCAGCCACAAACCAATGTCCACGGATTTACAGTTACGATTGACCAAGATCTTCACGACCTTCTACAGCGATTCTGGCACCTTGAGGAAATCCCATCTTCTAACCGATCTAAGCGTTCTACCGAGAATCAACAGTGCGAGGAACATTTCATTCAAACGCATACACGGGATGAAAACGGGCGTTATGTTGTTAAACTCCCATTAAAATCATCGGCATCCAACCTTGGAGAATCAAAGAGTTACGCCTGCAAAATCttattttcattggaaaaacGATTTAAGAACGACCCTGCCTTATATAAATCTTATTGCGAGTTTTTGAAGGAATATGAATCAATGGGACACATGATACTCGTTCCGGAATCTACAACGGATTCCAAATGCGTATACTACTTACCTCATCACGGAGTCATCCGAACGAACAGTCTTACGACGAAGCTTCGCGTCGTTTTCAATGGTTCGAGCCGTACGTCCAATGGAATTTCTCTCAACAACATTGTCTACACTGgggaaaaattacaaattgacCTTCACGACGTTCTTCTGTGGTTTCGTCAATTTCGATATGTCTTTTCATCagatatggaaaaaatgtataggCAAATAAGAGTTCACCACGATGACTGGGGCCTTCAACGCATCCTttggaaagatgaatttggaaaaatcatCACTTTCGAACTTACCACTGTCACCTATGGATTAGCATGTGCACCGTTTCTAGCACTTCGGTGTTTACTTCAACTTGTTCACGACGAAGGTCAAAAGTATCCACTGGCTATACCACCGCTTACCCAAGGGAGATATGTCGATGACGTTTTCGGGGGAGCTGATTCAATCCACGAGGCTCAAGCAATCGTtaaacaaacaaacgaaatgTGCATGGCGGGCGGTTTCGCTCTTCGAAAGTGGATTAGCAATCATCAAGaaattctaaaaaatattCCTCCGAACATATGCATTAACCCCCCATCTGTTGCCATCGATGAGGAAACTACCGTTCACGCACTCGGGTTATGTTGGAATTCAAATTCTGATACATTTCATTTTGACATGAAAATTCCTCAATCTAAAATCATAACAAAGCGAACAATCCTTTCTATGATCGCTCAAGTTTTCGATCCACTGGGGTTCCTTTCACCCATCATAATTCGAGCAAAAATCTTTATGCAGGAGCTTTGGTCCCTTAAACTCGGATGGGACGATTATTTACCCGCTAATCTATCATTAAAATGGAATGAATTCTACAATGACCTTCAAGATCTCTCAAAACTCTCGCTCCCTCGATGGCTTAACCTCCAAAAGGATTCCTCAATTCAGGTACATGGCTTTTGTGATGCTTCTCAACAAGCTATCGCTGCTGTTGTTTATATTCGATCCGTTACTAATGACACAACTCAAACAACAATTGTCTGCTCAAAAACAAAAGTTGCTCCTCTAAAACGGATGACAATACCTCGTCTTGAGCTTTCCGGAGCAGTAATTTTAACGAAACTAGTTTCACATATTATTATGGTCCTATCATTACAAACTGCTCCAATCTACATGTGGACCGACTCAGCAATCGTTTATACTTGGCTCAATAATCATCCGTCTAGATGGAAGGATTTTGTTCATAATAGGACTTGCTTCGTTCAAGAGTCTCTCCCTCAAGCAAATTGGCGTTTCATTCCTGGAAAGGAAAATCCAGCCGACTGCTCTACTCGAGGATTAACTACGTCTCAACTTTCCCAACATGAAATTTGGTGGACAGGACCTCGTTGGCTCAAACAAAATTCCACATTCTGGCCCAAACAACCGACAAATTTAAATGTTACGGAGAATCTGGAAGAGCGGCCGTCTCACGTTAACACAGCAATATCG
Proteins encoded in this window:
- the LOC122418345 gene encoding uncharacterized protein, whose amino-acid sequence is MRVEHIEHRIESQMETLDLLQDTRQTLLREGSTITSYRLDTRSAALKQLWDKFSTTHEAIGIAITQLRTEEKEKLHRHIYFKDKLYKSAYEIHLEAAEIINELSDGDKNLHRSSSTASLTQSLSQQPIWQRGPRLPRIDLPKFNGTPSEWLPFKDLFNSLVISNQTLSSVEKLQYLKTSLTGSAEALLKNTTLTTDNFQKAWEALEVFYENKRLLVNSAFHSLLTLKRMTKESGSEMEYLYTNIMQIFRTLETLGRPVNYWDDFLVFIATQRLDAESVKAWEHHLGPSRDPPTWKNFSDFLMKRMLSLKAFEKSRQGKPQLAQHHQIVKTYYASENQEQHNKKKTCPFCSEDHYAATCIQFCNKTTEQKTSLIIKHKLCFNCLGFHQISACRSLKRCAKCGRKHHTSIHTEKFSKSNNENYSSASTHIQGNHASLTQQPSTSCTLLATAQVYVSTETEEKIQARVLIDPGSQISFISENFVQCHHISRSKSSLVIHGIGAVKAGKTKGKTSIVLSPYFASKEQCKLTAHILPKLISTLPTIKLDNLQNLPHLHGLTLADPHYYLPGSIDILIGSDYYGQIIEEGLKKENNNLPIAQKTIFGWVLSGPPTITQPQTNVHGFTVTIDQDLHDLLQRFWHLEEIPSSNRSKRSTENQQCEEHFIQTHTRDENGRYVVKLPLKSSASNLGESKSYACKILFSLEKRFKNDPALYKSYCEFLKEYESMGHMILVPESTTDSKCVYYLPHHGVIRTNSLTTKLRVVFNGSSRTSNGISLNNIVYTGEKLQIDLHDVLLWFRQFRYVFSSDMEKMYRQIRVHHDDWGLQRILWKDEFGKIITFELTTVTYGLACAPFLALRCLLQLVHDEGQKYPLAIPPLTQGRYVDDVFGGADSIHEAQAIVKQTNEMCMAGGFALRKWISNHQEILKNIPPNICINPPSVAIDEETTVHALGYMAFVMLLNKLSLLLFIFDPLLMTQLKQQLSAQKQKLLL